The DNA region TAGTATTTTAAATGATAAGATAGATAGGATCGAAAGAGAAGATGCTTTATTAAAAGTGGAATTATCAAGTCTTCGAAATAAGCACGATTCGAATGCAAAAGTAATATCGACCGCAAACAAAACAACGAACACCGACGCAGAGAATCGCAGCAACGAACTATTTGTTCTAAAAAAGAACCTGGAAGATTGCCAACACGAGAAGTCTGATTTAGAGAAGAAGTTGAACAAAATAAAAAACTTAAATCAACTTTTGCGGGAAGCAGATAAATACGGACTTTGATTAATTATTGCTCTCGATACTGCAAGGCGTCCTCGCTTGTGGGCTTCGTGCTAAGTATACAAGCGGCTCATCAGGTGGTTGACCGAAACGCGGGCCACAAGCGAGGACGCCTTACGGTAGCGGGGGGGGCATATTGCAAGCTGTAAAGCAGGGCGTACAATTTCTCCTCAGCCCTCCTCACAAACCCAGCCTCTTCGTCGTATTACAACCTTTTTTATTTGAAAAGCCATAGGTTGAAATGTTTGCGGGGGATTTCCGTCCGCCACCCGTCCATAAACATACCAACACAACTATCCGGACGGACGGACGGAAAGCCATAGCACGCAGGTCGCGTTAGGGATTGCAGTGTAAAGCCCGCAGCGTATGCAGGCCTTGCGGGGATGGCAAAGCGAGGACTTGCAACGGAAAGCCCGGCCGCAGGCAACGCCATTGTTATGATTTGGGATTTGGGATTTCGGATGTTCGATTTCGGATTTTTAATTTACAATCTGTGTTGTAGTATTATGTGATTAAGTTGTAAACTTAACCTATGCACCTCACGGGTTACGCTATCGCTAAACCCGCGGTAGATTGGAAAATTAAAATATCCTTTCGTTTAAAACCTCAACATTGAAAATTTTCCAGTCGCCGTTAATCATTTTCCACTTATAAATACCTTTCCTTTCAACTGTCCATTTTTTTGTGAAGAAAATGAATACACGGATTGAAACCTCACTATGCTGCGTTAACCGCTCTGTAATTTCCCCTTCCTGAAAACTAATTTCAGTTCTTTGATAATTGCTTGAAAAGCTTTTTACCCTGGTAAAATAGTGTTTAACGTCGGCTTCCAATTGTTTCTTTCCGATGGTTTTACCGTTGATTTGTTTGTATAGAAGATCATCGGCAAACGTGCCCATGTATTTATCAAAGTTTTTATCTTGTTGGGCTTTATTAGCTATTGCATGAGCATTGTCGATAGCTTTTAAAAGTGTTTCATCTACCATTGGTAAGCTTATATAGCATTAATAAAAAAAGCCCGGGCAGTTTTACCAGGGCTTGTAAATCGAATTTATATTTCGAAAATCAGCAATTATAATTTGCCAATTTCCTGAACAAGGTCAATCAGTTTGTTTGAATAACCCCACTCGTTATCGTACCATGAAACAACTTTTACGAAGTTATCATTCAGGCCGATACCGGCTTTAGCGTCGAAAATTGAAGTACGTACATCGCCTTTAAAGTCTTCAGATACAACTTCATCTTCAGTGTAACCAAGGATACCTTTCAGTTCGCCTTCAGAAGCTTCTTTCATAGCAGCTTTGATGGTTTCGTATGAAGCACCGTTTTTCAAACGTACAGTTAAGTCAACTACAGAAACGTCGGCAACCGGTACGCGGAAACTCATACCTGTTAATTTACCTTTTAACTGAGGTAAAACTAAACCTACTGCTTTAGCTGCACCTGTTGATGAAGGGATGATGTTTTGGTAAGCACCACGACCACCTCTCCAATCTTTTGCAGATGGACCGTCAACTGTTTTTTGAGTTGCAGTAACAGCGTGTACAGTGGTCATTAAACCTTCTTCGATACCAAATTTATCGTTTAATACTTTAGCGATAGGAGCTAAACAGTTGGTAGTACAAGAAGCGTTTGAAACGATGTTTTGATCGGCTTTCAATTCTTTGTGGTTAACACCCATTACAAATGTAGGGGTATCATCTTTTGCAGGGGCGCTCATTACTACTTTTTTAGCACCGGCGTCGATGTGTTTTTGAGCAGTTTCCTGGGTTAAGAACAAACCGGTTGATTCGATAACTACCTCAGCACCTACTTCATTCCATTTAAGGTTAGCAGGGTCTTTTTCGGCAGTAACGCGGATGGTTTTACCGTTAACAACCAAATGACCACCTTCAACAGCGATAGTGCCTTTGAACTGACCATGGGTTGAATCGTATTTTAACATGTAAGCCATGTAATCTGGCTCAACAAGGTCATTAATACCAACAACTTCAATGTCTGGTCTTTCAATTGCAGCCCTGAATGCCAGGCGGCCAATACGGCCGAAACCGTTAATTCCTATTTTCATGATTTTTTAATTTTTACTTGAATAGTAGGTTAATAAATTATTTATGGGTTCTTTAATTATGTTAGTGATTTGCAGATCAGCTTCGGCGGCAGCTTCATATAAGTGTTCCTGAAAATTAAAAGCAACCGATCCTGCAAAATGAACAGAGGTACCCGGGTGTTGCTGATATAAAGGTAGCAAATATGTGGAAATTAGCTTACTAAATCCTTTTTTTATGACGCTTTGCAGATGATGATCGTTTTTATTATCGAGATAAAAATCGGTAAATGAGCTTAAAAACAAAGCTGGCTGTTTTTGCCGGTAAACCTTTTCGAGCAGGTTTTTACGGTCGGCATCGTATTTGTGTATAAACTTTTTACGAATAGATAAAGGCAGGGTATCGTTCATGAATTCCTTGATGAGCTGCCTGCCCAGCCAGTTGCCCGAGCCTTCATCGGCCAGGATATAACCCAGGCCATAATTGTTGGGCCAAACTCTTCTTCCATCGTACCAGGCGGCATTGCTGCCGCTGCCGCAAATGCTCACAATGCCGGGTTCGTTTTTACAGCAGGCTATAGCCGCCCCGGCAATGTCATGCTCAACAGAAACTTTTCCGAACTTAAAAAAGGTTGAAAAAGCACGATGTACTATCTTCTTCCGCTCATCTGACGAGGCGCCCGCGCCAAAAAAGTAGATGCGCCTGATTACTTCGGCGTGGTGTATAAGATTGATGTTTTTGTTGAGCAGTTGAAGGATATGTTTTTCGTCGTTAAAATAGGGATTTATGCCATTGGTTTTAAAGGAAGCAACAGTTCTTCCTTTATCAGTAAGCCTCCAATGTGCAAAGTACGATCCGCTATAAACAACTGCAATCATTAATAATCTATATCGATAATATATCCATCATTTGTAAAAGGTCTTCTTCAAGCTTAAACTCATGCTGGTTAAGTGCTGCTTCCAGGTCTGTCATCATGATCTGGTTGGCCTGCAAACCTACCATTTTTTGTGATTCGCCGGCAACCAAAGCATTAACTGCTGCAAAGCCAAGCCTGCTGCCCAAAATACGGTCAAAGCTTGATGGTGCACCGCCCCGTTGCAAGTGGCCTAAGATAGTAACTTTTATATCGTAATTTTTAACTTCTTGTTGTACAGCCTTTGCCACATCATAAACACCGCCGTTTTTGTCACCTTCGGCAACAATTACAATGCTCGATGATTTTTTGTTCATGTGGCCCTCTTTAAGGTTTACGATCAAATCATCAATTGCGGTAGCACGCTCGGGCAATAAAATAGCTTCGGCGCCGCATGAGATACCTGCACGCAAGGCAATAGCGCCCGAGTCGCGGCCCATAACCTCTATAAAGAAAAGGCGGTCATGCGCATCGGCAGTATCTCGGATTTTGTCGATAGCCTGGATAACTGTATTGGTAGCGGTATCAAAACCAAGGGTATAGGTTGAACCGCAAAGGTCATTATCAATTGTACCCGGTACGCCCATTACTGCAATGTCGGGATATTTACGTGAAAAGCGCAGGGCACCGGTAAAAGTACCATCACCGCCAATAACCACAAGGGCATCGATACCACGGGCTTTGGCGTTTTGGTATGCTATCTCCATGCCTTCGTCGGTTTTGAAAGGCAGGCAACGCGCGGTTTTTAAAATGGTGCCGCCCAAATTAAGGATGTTACTTACCGAGCGTTTATCCATTTCATACATATCGTTTTCGATAAGGCCTTTATAACCCTGCCTTATACCTACAACTTCCAGCCCGTTATACAGTGCGGTCCTCACAACGGCACGGATACAGGGGTTCATTCCCGGGGCATCACCACCTGAAGTTAAAACCCCTATTTTTGAAATTTTACGCATCTTTCGCTCCTTAATTTTACGCTACGAAGATAGTGTGTGTAGATTACACCATTAAATTTTATTTATTTTTTTTTGGATTAGGAATTAAGGCTATATATTTAAACTTATTAACTAAATCTCACTAATAGTTTGGAACTAATGTTACCCAAGTTTGATTCCGTATTCTCGATTGACTGCGTGATATTCGGCTTTGAAGCCGGCGAGCTTAAAATTTTGCTTATTGAGCGAAACGAGGAGCCATATAAAGACTGGCTTGCACTGCCCGGCTATATTGTTGAGCAGGACGAGAGTATTGACGATGCTGCCGAGCGGATCCTGTATGAACTTACAGGTTTACGTGATTTGCACATGCAGCAGTTTCATACTTTTGGCGAAGTGAACCGCCACCCCCAGGGCCGTGTTATTACGGTGGCTTACTATGCATTGATCCGCATAAACGGGCAAAAAGAATTGCGCCCGGTTACGCAATATGCTAAAAAAGCGTTCTGGCACCCGGTAAGCGAACTCCCTAAACTGGCGTTTGACCATAGCGAGATCTTTAAAACAGGATTCAATAAAATAAAGCGCCGGCTACACTACCAGCCGATAGCATTTGAGCTATTGCCCGAAAAATTTACGCTTACCCAACTGCAGTCGCTTTACGAGGCGGTTTTAGATAAGAAGCTTGATAAACGCAACTTCCGCAAAAAAATGCTGAGCTACGGCTTTTTGAAAGAGCTGGACGAGAAGCAGAAAGGGGTATCATACCGCGCCGCCAAGCTTTACAAGTTTGACAAACGTAAGTATGGTAAGATTTTTCAGGGAGAGATGAATTTGGTTTAGCTGCCAGTTTGCAGTGGCAGTAGGCAGTTTGCTGGGATTTATGCTACAATAAAAAAATACGGTAATGCTGAACTTGTTTCAGCACCCCACACGCTAAGCAAGTGTGCTAATTAAATCACCTACCAGCCCCGTGGGATACCGAAATAAATTCGGCATAACGGTAAGGGGAAAACAAAAAAGCTTCGAAGAAATCCTCGAAGCTTTTTTGTTAATATGTAAACTGCAAACTGCCCACAGGCAACTGCAAACTGAATTACAAAGAGCTCGGTGCCAATTCCAGGTGGTATTTCACCAGGTTATCTATAGGCGAGCGGATGATGTTGCCAACAACCATACCATTTTCAGTAACTACTTCTTCCAGCACGTTACGGAAGTTATAACCTACCGAACCGATGCAGTTAAATGTATATTTTTGATAATCAGGGTAGTGGGATACCAGGTTGCGGAAGAAATCCTCGAACGAGGTACGCACCAGGTTGCGTGAGTACTCGATGTGTACGTTGTTATCGTAAACAAATTTGCTGAAGCTTGCACAAAAACGATTAGCACGGGGCTGGGTGTATACCTGCTCGTTAATATCATCAGGAGTAAGCTTGTAGGTTTCCCAGAAAAGGGCACGTACAGGTTCAGGCATGTAGCCGCGCAGGTAATCTGTTAACAGCTTTTTGCCGATGTAGCAACCACTGCCTTCATCACCCAGGATGTATGCTCCTGAATCGATATTGTGTATCACTTCCTTACCATCATAAATGCAGGTGTTGGTTCCGGTACCTAATATGGCAGCAAAGCCTTCGGTGTTACCAAGTAAAGCGCGGGCGGCTGCCAGCAGGTCATGACCGATATTAACCTTTGCGCCGGCGAAAACCACTTTCATAGCTTCCTCTACAATCTTACGCATTTCGGGGGTTGAACAGCCGGCACCGTAGTAATTTACCTCTGTGATCTGGTTTTTTTCAAGATCGGTAGGCAAGCTTTCGTTCAGTGATTGTATAATATACTCTGTACTTGAAAAGTATGGGTTATAACCCTCGGTATTAAAGTAAACTTTTTTTCCCTCTTCGGTAACCAGGCACCAATTTGTTTTGGTTGAGCCACCGTCAGCAATTATGATCATAAATTTTTGTTTTTTTAAAAATCGGTTAAAAGTAGGATTTACTTATTGTAAAAAAAACACTTAGTATTTTAAAAATTGAAAATTGCGATTTTTACTTAAATTACAGCTACTTTTTTGTATAAATTAAACTTTAAATGGCACTTTTATACCATTGTTATCAATAATTAATCAGGTCAACTATACCTTTTTTTAAATGTAAAGTTTACAGATAAGCAGTGCGCCCTACAACTTAAAAACAGAGTAATTTACAATTGTACGCAATGTTACATTATTAAGCAAAATATTGGCTTTATTAAATGCTAAAACGTGGCTTTTGCATTACATGAAGGACAGCGAATTGCCCGGATGAACGTGGGTAGCTTTAATGCCGGGTACGTTTTGCTTTAGCCATTCTATCATAAACTCCGACCCCGGTTCTTCGCTGGCGATATGGCCCAATACAATCAATGAAAGTTTATCACCCCTGGCTTGTGCATCCCTCACATATTCGGCAGTTTCCCATTCCGAAATCTCACCGCAGATCAGTACGTCAGGTTTCTTTGTGCTCATTTCGGTGATCTGCCTTCTACCACCGGCTGCTCCTGGCAACAGCAACACCTTTTGGCAACTGTGCGATGGATTGCCTATGTAGCGTACCTTTTCAATCTTTAGTTTCTTTTTCAGTGTATCGATCAGGGAGCTTAATGTGGTGGATGGAATACTTAACAGGTTCCCTGTTTCGGGTTTGTAATAGCTTACCCAATCAAGCTGCTTTAACAAACCAATGCCAACGCCATCGGGTTTAAGGCTGTGTATGGTATCATGGTTGCGCCAAACGGCAATGTTGTGCCTGTCAAGCAATTGTTTTTTATACTGAAATACATCATCGTTGGCCAGCCAGGTGGTTTCATCGGCATGGTTATAAAAAGTTGGCTCGTGTGCTATGATAAAATTAGCGCCTAAGCTGATTGCTTTTTCAATAATGCCAATGGTTGCAAACATGGTGGTAACTATGCCGGTAACAACAATATCGCGGTTGCCTGCTTTTAAGGTATCAACCGTATTAGGGAAGGGAGCGCCCGGCACTTGTTTCATAAACAGATCGATGATTTGCCCTACGGTCATGTGTTCATCAGGGTTAGTAAAGGTGACAGCATCTACAGCAAACGGAGTTGATAATAACGCAGCAGTACCCGCTAAAGCACTTAACTGGCTAATGAACTTACGGCGATCGGGATTATGATTAATGGGGGGGAGGTTTGAATTCATGGTAATGATTGGGTTTGTTCAAAGATAACACAGGACAAGTTAATTTCAGATTTGTAATAATTGTGTGACATATTCATATCTTCGCAAAAATTTAACGACTCCTAATCCGTGCAAAAACTTGCTAAGCTTATCACCAACAAACCTTTTGTTTATTCTTTATGGTTTGGCCTAAGTCTGTTTCTGGTAATTAAAGGTGTTTTAACCCACCAGGGGTTTAACAATTACACCATATTTAAATACAATTTTTTAAATACCATCCATCAGCATAACCTATACGCTTACCAGCCGGAGCACTATTACGACCTGAACCATTACGGGCCGGTATTTTCAATAATCATGGCGCCTTTTGCTATTTTGCCTGATAGTATAGGGGTTATTTTGTGGGTACTGTTTAACGCCTTCATTCTGTTTAAGGCTATCCAACTTTTACCGCTGAAAAAGGATCAGTACGTTATTGTGCTTTTGCTGTGCGCTCATGAGTTAATGACAGCATCAGCCAACGTACAGAGTAACCCAATGATAGCAGCATTGATCATATTAGGCTTTAATTTTATAAAACGCGAACAGGATTTTTGGGCAGCATTAATGATAGCACTCGGCGCATTTATAAAGCTTTACGGTATTGTTGGGTTGGCCTTCTTTTTCTTCTCTGCAAATAAGCCAAAGTTTGTGCTAAGCTTTATATTCTGGTCGGCAGTGTTGTTTGTGTTGCCGATGACTATTTCATCCCCCGCGTTTATTATACAAACTTATCACGACTGGTATATCGACCTGGTGATCAAAAATTCGGACAACCAGCAATCATACATGCAGGAAATTTGCGTTACTGGTTTTATACGGAGAGCATTTCATTACCAGGATCTTAAGAATATGTACGTAATAGGGCCGGCACTGTTGTTGTTTGGTTTGTCGTACCTGCGCATTGGGGCTTATAAGGTTTTGGAATACCAGCGCCTCATCGTTTCATCGGTATTGATCTTCGCGGTGATTTTCAGCAGCTCGGCCGAGTCATCAACTTATATTATTGCTTTTGTAGGAGTTGCCGTTTGGTTTATGAATTTGAACCGCCCGGTAACCGGCTTTGAGATTTTTCTGCTGGTTTTAGCATTGCTGATTACAAGTCTGTCCCCTTCCGATCTTTTTCCGTCCTTTATCCGCAAACAATATATCGTTCCTTATAAATTGAAATCGATACCATGCTTTTTGATATGGCTTAAAATAATTTACGAAACACTCACCAGAAGTTTTGTCAGGAAAGAGGAAAGTATGCAGAAGCCGGTCATGGTTTAAGGCATTCAGTATAACTAAGCCATAATTATTTATCTTTTATTGCAAAAAGGGGAGAGGTTTGCAGATTGATAAATAATTATTAATTATATTTGTAACGAGAAAGTTACATTTGGGTAACTCTTTTGCACATCTTTATAAATGATTGATTAAAAGCCGTTACGTTTTGCAGTAATTCATCGTAAGGGTTTTTATAAAAGAGTGTGCAGAAATGCAACCAAATATAAGTTTTAATTACCAATACCGCCTGTTACAATTAAAAATTTCCATAGTATAACTATGACATACCTTGCTGATAAAAAGATCTCTATTGTTATACCCTCCCATAACGAAGAAAAAAACATCGGTTATTTAATTGAGCAACTTCGTGAAACACTTTCGCCAACAGGGTATGCTTATGAGCTGATCTTTGTTGATGATGGGAGCCGTGATAATACCTTAAATGAATTAAAGATCAATGCCGAGTTGCATCCCAATGTATTTTATGTAGAGCTTTCGCGTAACTTTGGTAAAGATTATGCCCTTAAGGCCGGTATTGCAATGGTTCAGGGCGATGCTGTAATAACTATGGATGCCGATTTGCAGCACCCGCCGCAACTGATCCTGAAGATGTTAAACCTTTGGGAAAATGGCTATGATATTGTTTACACCTATCGCGAAGGCGAAAACCCTCATGGCAAAGGTTATCAGAAAGTTACCTCAAAATTGTTTTACAAAGGCCTTAACATGCTTTCGGATATCAAGATGGAAAATGGCACCGCCGATTTCAGGTTGATTGATGAAAAAGTTGTAAAACAGCTTAAGCTGATTGATGAGTACGAGATTTTTTTCAGGGGGATAATTAAATGGGCAGGATATAAACAGGTTGGCATTCCTTATGTGCCATCAAAACGACATACAGGTGAGGCAAGTTATTCTTTTTCAAAGCTGGTTAAGCTTGCTGTAGGCAGTATCGTAGCCTTCAGCGCAAGGCCGCTTTACATCGTATCGTTAATTGGTTTATTCTTTTCGTCGCTGGCTATTTTGTATATTCCTTATGTGTTGGTAAGTTATTTTTTGGGTTACGCGGTTTCGGGATGGGCGTCGATTGTTGCTACCATAGCCTTTTTTGGTGGCCTTCAGTTACTTGTAATGAGTGTTATTGGAGTGTATGTTGGCAAAATATTTATGCAGTCTAAACATCGCCCGCATTATATCATCCGGTCGTCAAACGTTGTTATTGTAAATAATGATTTTATTAGGGTTTGATGTTGAGGAGTTTGATATGCCGTTTGAGTACGGTAAATCAATATCATTTGATGAACAGCTTGATATTTCAACAAAGGGTACCAATACTATACTTGGTTTACTGAGGCAGAAAAATATAAAAGCTACTTTCTTTTGTACGGCCAATTATGCCATCAATAAGCCTGATATCATCAAACAGATGGTAACCGAAGGGCATGAAGTAGCCTCGCACGGGTATTATCATTCTGATTTTAAGGTTGAGCATTTAAGGCAGTCAAAGCTGGCTTTGGAGAATATTTCCGGAACTAAAGTAACAGGCTTTCGGATGGCCCGGATGATGCCGGTGGATGAGGCTGAGATTGCGAAAGCCGGTTATAAATATAATTCATCCATAAACCCAACCTGGCTTCCCGGACGGTATAACAATTTTGATAAACCACGTACCTGGTTTTATGACCATGGTGTGCTACAGATTCCGGCTTCGGTTTCGCCATTGATACGTTTCCCGCTTTTTTGGTTAAGCTTCCATAATTTGCCGCTATCTTTGTTAAAACGTATGGCTTCGGCAACGCTTAAAAAGGACGGTTATCTGAACCTTTATTTTCACCCCTGGGAATTTACCGACCTGCACGATAAAGAAAAATTCGGTTTCCCGGGTTATGTTTCAAAAAATTCGGGCGATGCTTTTGCCCACAGGATAGGTGCTTTTATTGATTGGGCAACGGGCAAAGGTTACACCTTTGGACAGACGGACGGATTTTGTGAAAACATCAAAAACAAAAATAACCAGGAGCCGGTATTACATTAACAAGCTGTTAAGCAGTTTATAGCAAATCAATTACCAAATTGATTGTTATTTTCAGCATAATTTTGCATATTTGCACCGCAAAAAATTGTACAATATGCTACGGGCTTAAAACCTTGTATATATCTGTACTCAGAATACGATGGTCCTATAGCTCAGCTGGATAGAGCAACAGATTTCTAATCTGTAGGTCTTTGGTTCGAATCCAAATGGGATCACATCTTGTATAGCCTCTTGGAGTTATCTAAGGGGCTTTTTTATTGCATTTATTGCCGTTTCAGACACGTAGCGTCGGTTTTTACTCTGTTAATTGTTGTTGTCGTTGTAGGTGGTAAAGCCTTCAATAATGTCTGTATTGTGTCTATGAAAATGAATGCATTGAGTCGGTTTAAGCATCAGGCCGTTAAAATTCAAACAACAGAAAATATTTCGAATAAAGATTAAAAATTTTGTTAATACTGCTATATTAGTAGGCATAATACTTGGAATTTATACAAGTAAATAATAAGTGTTCAACACGACCTTATCACTTCATAATGAAACGCATAATACTAACATTGTCGTCGCTGTTTTTGTATTCCCTTTGTTCAGCGCAATCATCAGCCCGTGAATTTCAAAACCTAATCAATGTTGCTACTGTTTCTCCCGACGTGGCGAGCCTTGGTAAATTTGGCAATATACCTGTCAGCTATTCAACAGGTGTCCCAAGTATTACAATACCTTTATATGAAATCCATGCAGGTAAAATAAATCTACCGCTATCTCTTGATTATAATTCCGCCGGGATTAGGGTAGATGAGATCGCTTCAAGTGCTGGCTTGGGATGGGCGCTAAATGGCATAGGGGTTGTTTCCCGGAACATGGTCGGTATGCCCGACGAAGGTAGCGGCGGATATCTCAGTGCTCCGCCGGTAGACCAATTATACAATTATTGGTGGGGACAAGCATATGGCCCCTCAACAGATATAGCATATGCTAATTTCTATCGTGATATAATGAACAATCAACGGGAAACAGAGCCGGATATTTTCTCTTAT from Mucilaginibacter sp. SJ includes:
- a CDS encoding DUF4440 domain-containing protein — translated: MVDETLLKAIDNAHAIANKAQQDKNFDKYMGTFADDLLYKQINGKTIGKKQLEADVKHYFTRVKSFSSNYQRTEISFQEGEITERLTQHSEVSIRVFIFFTKKWTVERKGIYKWKMINGDWKIFNVEVLNERIF
- a CDS encoding NUDIX hydrolase — its product is MELMLPKFDSVFSIDCVIFGFEAGELKILLIERNEEPYKDWLALPGYIVEQDESIDDAAERILYELTGLRDLHMQQFHTFGEVNRHPQGRVITVAYYALIRINGQKELRPVTQYAKKAFWHPVSELPKLAFDHSEIFKTGFNKIKRRLHYQPIAFELLPEKFTLTQLQSLYEAVLDKKLDKRNFRKKMLSYGFLKELDEKQKGVSYRAAKLYKFDKRKYGKIFQGEMNLV
- the pfkA gene encoding 6-phosphofructokinase — encoded protein: MRKISKIGVLTSGGDAPGMNPCIRAVVRTALYNGLEVVGIRQGYKGLIENDMYEMDKRSVSNILNLGGTILKTARCLPFKTDEGMEIAYQNAKARGIDALVVIGGDGTFTGALRFSRKYPDIAVMGVPGTIDNDLCGSTYTLGFDTATNTVIQAIDKIRDTADAHDRLFFIEVMGRDSGAIALRAGISCGAEAILLPERATAIDDLIVNLKEGHMNKKSSSIVIVAEGDKNGGVYDVAKAVQQEVKNYDIKVTILGHLQRGGAPSSFDRILGSRLGFAAVNALVAGESQKMVGLQANQIMMTDLEAALNQHEFKLEEDLLQMMDILSI
- a CDS encoding glycosyltransferase family 2 protein, with product MTYLADKKISIVIPSHNEEKNIGYLIEQLRETLSPTGYAYELIFVDDGSRDNTLNELKINAELHPNVFYVELSRNFGKDYALKAGIAMVQGDAVITMDADLQHPPQLILKMLNLWENGYDIVYTYREGENPHGKGYQKVTSKLFYKGLNMLSDIKMENGTADFRLIDEKVVKQLKLIDEYEIFFRGIIKWAGYKQVGIPYVPSKRHTGEASYSFSKLVKLAVGSIVAFSARPLYIVSLIGLFFSSLAILYIPYVLVSYFLGYAVSGWASIVATIAFFGGLQLLVMSVIGVYVGKIFMQSKHRPHYIIRSSNVVIVNNDFIRV
- the gap gene encoding type I glyceraldehyde-3-phosphate dehydrogenase, encoding MKIGINGFGRIGRLAFRAAIERPDIEVVGINDLVEPDYMAYMLKYDSTHGQFKGTIAVEGGHLVVNGKTIRVTAEKDPANLKWNEVGAEVVIESTGLFLTQETAQKHIDAGAKKVVMSAPAKDDTPTFVMGVNHKELKADQNIVSNASCTTNCLAPIAKVLNDKFGIEEGLMTTVHAVTATQKTVDGPSAKDWRGGRGAYQNIIPSSTGAAKAVGLVLPQLKGKLTGMSFRVPVADVSVVDLTVRLKNGASYETIKAAMKEASEGELKGILGYTEDEVVSEDFKGDVRTSIFDAKAGIGLNDNFVKVVSWYDNEWGYSNKLIDLVQEIGKL
- a CDS encoding glycosyltransferase family 87 protein, producing MQKLAKLITNKPFVYSLWFGLSLFLVIKGVLTHQGFNNYTIFKYNFLNTIHQHNLYAYQPEHYYDLNHYGPVFSIIMAPFAILPDSIGVILWVLFNAFILFKAIQLLPLKKDQYVIVLLLCAHELMTASANVQSNPMIAALIILGFNFIKREQDFWAALMIALGAFIKLYGIVGLAFFFFSANKPKFVLSFIFWSAVLFVLPMTISSPAFIIQTYHDWYIDLVIKNSDNQQSYMQEICVTGFIRRAFHYQDLKNMYVIGPALLLFGLSYLRIGAYKVLEYQRLIVSSVLIFAVIFSSSAESSTYIIAFVGVAVWFMNLNRPVTGFEIFLLVLALLITSLSPSDLFPSFIRKQYIVPYKLKSIPCFLIWLKIIYETLTRSFVRKEESMQKPVMV
- a CDS encoding polysaccharide deacetylase family protein produces the protein MILLGFDVEEFDMPFEYGKSISFDEQLDISTKGTNTILGLLRQKNIKATFFCTANYAINKPDIIKQMVTEGHEVASHGYYHSDFKVEHLRQSKLALENISGTKVTGFRMARMMPVDEAEIAKAGYKYNSSINPTWLPGRYNNFDKPRTWFYDHGVLQIPASVSPLIRFPLFWLSFHNLPLSLLKRMASATLKKDGYLNLYFHPWEFTDLHDKEKFGFPGYVSKNSGDAFAHRIGAFIDWATGKGYTFGQTDGFCENIKNKNNQEPVLH
- a CDS encoding Nif3-like dinuclear metal center hexameric protein translates to MNSNLPPINHNPDRRKFISQLSALAGTAALLSTPFAVDAVTFTNPDEHMTVGQIIDLFMKQVPGAPFPNTVDTLKAGNRDIVVTGIVTTMFATIGIIEKAISLGANFIIAHEPTFYNHADETTWLANDDVFQYKKQLLDRHNIAVWRNHDTIHSLKPDGVGIGLLKQLDWVSYYKPETGNLLSIPSTTLSSLIDTLKKKLKIEKVRYIGNPSHSCQKVLLLPGAAGGRRQITEMSTKKPDVLICGEISEWETAEYVRDAQARGDKLSLIVLGHIASEEPGSEFMIEWLKQNVPGIKATHVHPGNSLSFM
- a CDS encoding N-acetylglucosamine kinase, with amino-acid sequence MIIIADGGSTKTNWCLVTEEGKKVYFNTEGYNPYFSSTEYIIQSLNESLPTDLEKNQITEVNYYGAGCSTPEMRKIVEEAMKVVFAGAKVNIGHDLLAAARALLGNTEGFAAILGTGTNTCIYDGKEVIHNIDSGAYILGDEGSGCYIGKKLLTDYLRGYMPEPVRALFWETYKLTPDDINEQVYTQPRANRFCASFSKFVYDNNVHIEYSRNLVRTSFEDFFRNLVSHYPDYQKYTFNCIGSVGYNFRNVLEEVVTENGMVVGNIIRSPIDNLVKYHLELAPSSL